The Catellatospora citrea DNA segment GCCCTGGAGCGCGGCGAGCTGACGGTGTTCCCCGAGTACGCCGCGACCCTCACCGAGTTCCTGAACCAGAAGCAGAACGGCAAGGACGCCGCGGCCAAGGCCAGCGGTGACCTCAACGCCACCGTGGCGGCCCTGAAGGAGCTGGCCACCAAGGCCGGGCTGACCGTGGGCACCCCGTCGGCCGCCGCGGACCAGAACGCGTACGCGGTGACCAAGGCGTTCGCCGACCAGCACCAGGTCAAGACGCTGTCGGACTTCGCCGCCAAGTGCTCCGGCAAGGCCACCGTGCTGGCCGGTCCGCCGGAGTGCCCGCAGCGCGCGTTCTGCCAGCCGGGCCTGGAGAAGACCTACGGCATCGAGTTCGGCTCGTTCCAGCAGGCCGACGCCGGCGGCCCGCAGAGCAAGACCGCGGTGACCACCGGCAAGGCCACCCTCGGCATGGTCTTCTCGTCCGACGGCAGCCTCGCCACCAACTGACCCACCACCAGCGGTGGCGGCCCGGTCCCCCTGGACCGGTCCGCCACCGCTTTCTGCCGCGTTGATCATGAACTTATGGCACGGGTCAGCGGCGTGTCATGGCCACAACTTCATGATCACCCTGGCGGATCGTCGGATGGCCTCAGGCCGAGGCGCGGGTCGCGGACATCAGGTGAACCGGAACAGGCGGCCGCCCGACCCGAGCGGGCGGGGTGCGGCGGTGAGGCGGTGCACACCGACGGAGAACAGCACGTCGTCCGGGGCGTGGAAGGCCGTCTCGGTGAAGCCCGCCTCGGCGAACCACGCCCGGATCGACGGGGTCAGGTCGGGTGCGCGCCGGGTCCGTGTCCAGATCACGGTCGCGCTGGGCGCGCACAGGCGCGGCAGCGCGGCGACGGTACGCCGGACGTCGGCGTCGCCGATGTTGCCGAAGACCCCCGCGAACAGCACCAGGTCGGCCGGAACGGCCCCGGCATAGGACTCCGGCAGTCCGGCGTCGGCGCATTTCGCCACGACGGCCACGCCGAGGCGCTCGGCCTCCGCACGCGCCAGCGCCGTGTTGCGGGGGTCGTACTCGATCAGCGTCGCGCGCACCCGGGACGCGTCCTGCCGCCGCGCGAGCACCCCGAGCAGGTCTCGCCCCTGACCCGCGCATGCGCTGACCACGGTCAGCAACGGCTCCGGGCGCTCGTCCAACCACTCGTCGACGTGCTCCTGCACCAGCCGCAACCGGTGCGCCAGCGGCGAACCGGGATCGTCGTACGGCCGGTGCCAGTCGTGCCAGTCAGTCGCCGTCACCATGCCGGAAGGCTGCCACATCCCGGCCCCCGACACGTCGGTCGATCATGAAGTTGTGGCCATGACACGCCGCCGAACCGTGCCATAGGTTCATGATCAACGCGAAGAGAGGGTGGCGAGGGTGACGCCGGCGAGGGTGGTGAGCAGGGTCAGGCCGGTCATCGGCTTGAGGGAGACCGCGTTGGGGACGCCGATCACGCGGGTGCCGGCGGCCAGCGCGCTGGCCACGCCGGTGGGCGAGTCCTCGATGACCAGGCAGTCGGCGGGCTCGACGTCCAGCAGCTTCGCCGCGCGCAGGTACGGGTCCGGGTGCGGCTTGGTGAACGCGACCTCGTCCCCGCAGACCACGGCGTCGAAGTTGTGCCTGCCGAGCTTGTCGAGGGCCACCTCGACGGCTCTCCGGCTGGTGGAGGTGACCAGGGCCGTGGGCAGGCCCGCGGCGCGGACCTCGTGCAGCAGTTCCCGGGCGCCCGGCCGCCACACCAGGTCGGTGGCGAACAGCCCCACCACCCGGTCGTAGATCCAGGCCGCGCTGACGGCGGCGTCCCGCCAGGGCTGGCCGATGCCCTCGTGGAACAGCACCATGGACTCGTCGACGGAACGCCCGACCATGTTCAGCCGGACCTCGACCGAGACCTCCGCGCCGTACTCGCGGGCCAGTTCCTCGATGGCGAGGTCCCACAGCGGCTCGCTGTCGAACAGGGTTCCGTCCATGTCGAAGAGCACTGCCGCCGGAGTCATGCCACGATCATCCCTGGCCACGGCCGGGACCGCCGCCGACCGTGGCTGACATCACGCCCGGCGGGCACCGACTTCCCGCGCGGTGCGCTGTCGGGGGCGGCGGATACGGTGTGGCCGAAGCGCTCCCCTCCCGCGAGAGAAGGCCCCTTCCCCATGCCCGCTGAGTCCACCTACCTCGAACTGTCCGAAGCCGACGGCGGCTCGCACAAGTTCTACGAGGTCGTCGTCGACGACACCGAGCTGACCATCCGCTACGGCCGCATCGGTGACGCCGGGGCCACGACGAAGAGCACGTTCGCCGACAACGCCAAGGCTCGTGCGGCCGCGGCGAAGAAGATCGGCGAGAAGGTACGCAAGGGGTACGCCCCCGCGGTGCAGGGCGCGCGGGGCAAGCGCTCCGTGTCGCGGCGCGCCATCGTCAGCACCCGGTCGACCGCGAAGACCGCGCCGGTGCTGTGGCGCTACCGCTCGGGCACGTCCGCGTTCGGCGTCTTCGTGGACAGCAAGGTCTGCATGGTCGGCAACGAGGCCGGCGTGATCACCACCCTGTCGCACAGCGCCGAGGTCGTGCAGCAGTTCAAGCTGCCCGACGGGGTCAAGTGCATCGTCGCCGACGACGCCTGGCTCTACGCCGGCTGCGACGACGGCAACGTCTACGACCTGTCCGGCAAAGTGCCGCGGGTGGCCTACCGAATCGCGCCCGACATCGACATCTACTGGC contains these protein-coding regions:
- a CDS encoding class I SAM-dependent methyltransferase, coding for MVTATDWHDWHRPYDDPGSPLAHRLRLVQEHVDEWLDERPEPLLTVVSACAGQGRDLLGVLARRQDASRVRATLIEYDPRNTALARAEAERLGVAVVAKCADAGLPESYAGAVPADLVLFAGVFGNIGDADVRRTVAALPRLCAPSATVIWTRTRRAPDLTPSIRAWFAEAGFTETAFHAPDDVLFSVGVHRLTAAPRPLGSGGRLFRFT
- a CDS encoding HAD family hydrolase; amino-acid sequence: MLFDMDGTLFDSEPLWDLAIEELAREYGAEVSVEVRLNMVGRSVDESMVLFHEGIGQPWRDAAVSAAWIYDRVVGLFATDLVWRPGARELLHEVRAAGLPTALVTSTSRRAVEVALDKLGRHNFDAVVCGDEVAFTKPHPDPYLRAAKLLDVEPADCLVIEDSPTGVASALAAGTRVIGVPNAVSLKPMTGLTLLTTLAGVTLATLSSR